TCGCCCGTGCGTAGTCATGCAAATTCACGATCAATGTAGATGCCCATCCTGACTGTGAGAAGGATCTCCAGGGTGCGGATCAAATCTCACTAGGTATTTTCGTCGATTCGTCCAGCTCGTTTGACGCTTTCTTTAATTCTTTCGGAAGAAATGCGTCAATCTCGGCATCGGAGAACGTCATGTCTTCGGAGTATTGAAGGGCTTTCTGAGCTCTTTTATAGGCTTTGGAATTGGTGCTTGGGGCTCCAGCGTAGATGGCATGAAGCTCGTTGAGTAACTCATCGCGTCCTTGTTGCAAAGATTCGATAGGCCGCTCTCCCATGCGAAGGTCAGTAATGAGTGATAGATACTTTTCGCGGATAAGCCAAACGTCAGCCCCGGTCTGGCGATGCTTCTGAGACAACTGCCCGAGATCATATTCCTTCGAATACAAA
The DNA window shown above is from Chloracidobacterium sp. and carries:
- a CDS encoding SLATT domain-containing protein, which produces METHKTTDDTAQSRSILEGQLRECYGRVVYTHKTHEAAADILEMRLKRTKLLQIALSAATTAGFIAAVFGGTPYVAIVGVITSTTLLVLNLYSKEYDLGQLSQKHRQTGADVWLIREKYLSLITDLRMGERPIESLQQGRDELLNELHAIYAGAPSTNSKAYKRAQKALQYSEDMTFSDAEIDAFLPKELKKASNELDESTKIPSEI